From Caretta caretta isolate rCarCar2 chromosome 9, rCarCar1.hap1, whole genome shotgun sequence, one genomic window encodes:
- the NCL gene encoding nucleolin, whose amino-acid sequence MVKIAKNPKNQAKQKKVAPPPPKEVEDSEEEDSSEEEDSSEEEVVPQKKVVTPKAAVTPGKKAATPAKKVVATPAKKVVATPAKKVVATPAKGAKNGKNAKKKDMEEEEDNDDNSEEDEDDSDESEEEVAMPVTPAVKKPVVAKPVAVPAKQESDNDDDDEDDDDEEDDDSEVEAMDVTPAKGKKAAPVKAVPMKAKADSEDDDEDEDDDDDEDEDEDDDEDEDDDDEEESVKEIPGKRKKEMPKQKSVPEAKKKKTEETASAFSLFMGNLNASKDYEELKTAIKEFFGKKDLPVLEVRIGGSKRFGYVDFSSAEDLDKSLEFNGKKFMGLEIKLEKARSKEIIKETKKERDARTLFVKNLPYRITQDELREVFEDALEIRLVTGKDGSSKGIAYVEFKTEAEADKALEEKQGTEIEGRSIILDYTGEKSHLETQKGGESKTLIVNNLSYNATEESLQELFEKASAIRMPQNNLGKPKGYAFIEFSTFEDAKEALNSCNNTEIEGRTIRLEFSTPAGQKGGGNSRGGFSQQTKTLFVKGLSEDTTEETLRDSFEGSVNARIVMDRDTGSSKGFGFVDFSCPEDAKAAKEAMEDGEIDGNKVTLDYAKPKGDGQRGGGFGGGFGGGFGGGFGGRGGRGGRGGRGGFGGRGGGRGFGGRGGGFRGGRGGGGEHKPQGKKIKFDD is encoded by the exons ATGGTGAAGATCGCCAAG AATCCGAAGAATCAAGCCAAACAGAAAAAAgtggctcctcctcccccaaaggaGGTAGAAGATAGTGAGGAGGAGGACTCCTCGGAGGAAGAGGACAGCAGTGAGGAAGAG GTTGTTCCTCAGAAGAAAGTGGTAACACCAAAAGCAGCAGTTACACCTGGCAAAAAGGCTGCCACTCCAGCCAAGAAGGTAGTTGCCACTCCAGCCAAGAAGGTAGTTGCCACTCCAGCCAAGAAGGTAGTTGCCACTCCAGCCAAAGGagctaaaaatggaaaaaatgcgAAGAAAAAAgatatggaggaggaggaggacaacgACGACAACAGCGAGGAGGATGAAGATGACTCTG ATGAATCTGAGGAGGAAGTAGCAATGCCTGTAACACCTGCAGTCAAAAAGCCCGTAGTGGCAAAACCTGTGGCAGTACCTGCAAAACAAGAATCTGACAATGACGACGACGATGAGGATGATGACgacgaggaagatgatg ACTCTGAAGTTGAGGCAATGGACGTAACCCCAGCAAAAGGAAAGAAAGCTGCTCCAGTGAAAGCTGTTCcaatgaaagcaaaggcagactcTGAGGACGATGACGAagatgaggatgatgatgatgacgaagATGAGGATGAGGACGACGACGAAGATGAGGACGACGACGATGAGGAAG AGTCTGTGAAGGAAATTCCCGGAAAACGAAAGAAGGAAATGCCCAAGCAAAAAAGTGTCCCAGAagccaagaaaaagaaaactgaag AAACTGCTTCAGCTTTCTCCCTGTTTATGGGAAACTTGAACGCCAGCAAGGACTATGAGGAACTGAAGACTGCCATCAAGGAGTTCTTTGGCAAAAAAGACCTTCCAGTTCTGGAAGTCAGAATTGGTGGTTCCAA GCGGTTTGGATATGTAGATTTctcctcagctgaggatctggataaATCCCTTGAATTTAATGGGAAGAAATTCATGGGTTTGGAAATCAAACTGGAGAAAGCAAGGAGTAAAGAAATcattaaagaaacaaagaaag aAAGAGATGCCAGAACACTTTTTGTTAAGAATCTGCCTTACCGTATAACTCAGGATGAATTGAGAGAAGTATTTGAAGATGCGCTAGAAATCAGGCTAGTGACTGGCAAGGATGGGAGCAGTAAAGG GATTGCCTATGTAGAGTTTAAAACAGAAGCTGAGGCAGACAAGGCACTAGAGGAGAAGCAGGGCACTGAAATCGAGGGTCGTTCCATCATCTTAGACTACACAGGAGAGAAGAGCCATCTAGAGACACAGAAAG GTGGAGAGTCAAAGACCCTAATTGTGAACAACCTCTCATACAATGCAACAGAAGAATCTCTTCAAGAATTGTTTGAAAAAGCCTCTGCTATCAGGATGCCACAAAATAACCTGGGCAAGCCTAAAGG ATATGCGTTCATCGAATTTTCCACATTTGAAGATGCTAAGGAAGCTTTGAATTCCTGTAACAACACAGAAATTGAAGGCAGAACAATCAGACTGGAATTCAGCACACCAGCCGGACAGAAAGGTGGTGGTAACTCCAGAGGAGGATTTAGTC AACAAACCAAAACGCTGTTTGTCAAAGGCCTTTCTGAGGACACCACAGAGGAGACATTGAGGGATTCGTTTGAGGGCTCTGTCAATGCCAGAATAGTCATGGACCGAGATACTGGCTCATCCAAAGG ATTTGGGTTTGTGGACTTCAGCTGCCCAGAAGATGCCAAAGCAGCTAAAGAAGCTATGGAGGATGGAGAGATTGATGGAAACAAAGTGACCCTTGACTATGCCAAGCCCAAGGGTGATGGTCAGCGTGGCGGTGGATTTGGCGGTGGATTTGGCGGTGGATTTGGCGGTGGATTTGGCGGACGCGGAGGAAGAGGAGGACGGGGTGGCAGAGGTGGATTCGGTGGACGGGGTGGCGGCAGAGGATTTGGAG GTAGAGGAGGTGGCTTccggggaggcagaggaggaggaggagaacacaAGCCACAAGGGAAGAAGATAAAATTTGATGACTAA